The following proteins come from a genomic window of Eleginops maclovinus isolate JMC-PN-2008 ecotype Puerto Natales chromosome 8, JC_Emac_rtc_rv5, whole genome shotgun sequence:
- the bmpr1bb gene encoding bone morphogenetic protein receptor, type IBb, producing MVVVWPPQEWAFQALLLLTGLASLSCGSDANMLDSMLPKNGGKRGSERRVEDSRSTAQFSAQKMLWCHCYHHCTADSVNNTCMTDGYCFTMVEQDDGGHAVVTAGCLGQAGSEFQCRDKWNPGWRRVIKCCADQDYCNRDLHPTLPPLITTDYVDSSIQYMALFTSITVCSIILCLILVFCYFRYKRQVSRPRYSIDLEQEENYIPPGESLKDLMEHSRSIGSGSGSGLPLLVQRTIAKQIQMVKQIGKGRYGEVWMGKWRGERVAVKVFFTTEENSWFRETEIYQTFLMRHDNILGFIAADIKGTGSWTQLYLITDYHENGSLYDYLKSNTLDVKALLKLAYSSISGLCHLHTEIYGTQGKPAIAHRDLKSKNILVKKNGFCCIADLGLAVKFNSDTNEVDIPPNLRVGTKRYMPPEVLEETLNRTYFQSFIMADMYSFGLIVWEMARRCISGGIVEEYQLPYHDLVPTDPSYEDMIEVVCIKKQRPSFANRWTSDECLRQMGKLMSECWAHNPAPRLTALRVKKTLAKMLETQDIKL from the exons CCAACATGTTGGACTCCATGCTGCCTAAGAACGGAGGGAAAAGGGGATCGGAGCGAAGGGTAGAGGACAGCCGCAGCACAGCCCAGTTTTCAGCTCAGAAGATGCTTTGGTGTCACTGCTACCACCACTGCACCGCAGACTCTGTCAACAACACATGCAT GACTGATGGTTATTGCTTCACCATGGTTGAACAGGATGACGGGGGTCATGCGGTTGTCACTGCAGGTTGTTTGGGTCAAGCTGGCTCCGAGTTCCAGTGCAGG gACAAGTGGAATCCAGGTTGGAGGAGAGTTATCAAGTGTTGCGCAGATCAGGATTACTGCAACAGAGACTTGCATCCTACTCTTCCTCCACTCATCACAACAG attacgTTGACAGCAGTATCCAGTACATGGCTCTATTCACTTCAATCACAGTCTGCAGTATCATCCTTTGTCTCATCCTCGTCTTCTGTTACTTCAG ATATAAGCGGCAGGTGTCAAGACCACGCTACAGTATTGAtctggagcaggaggagaactACATCCCCCCTGGGGAGTCCTTGAAGGACCTGATGGAGCATTCACGCAGCATCGGGTCGGGCTCTGGGTCAGGACTCCCTCTACTG GTGCAACGCACTATCGCCAAGCAGATTCAGATGGTGAAGCAGATCGGAAAAGGGCGATACGGAGAGGTCTGGATGGGcaagtggagaggagagagagtggCTGTTAAAGTCTTCTTCACCACCGAAGAAAACAGCTGGTTCAGAGAGACTGAAATATATCAGACGTTCTTAATGAGACATGACAATATATTAG GATTCATAGCAGCAGATATTAAAGGAACCGGCTCATGGACTCAGCTCTACCTTATCACAGACTACCATGAGAATGGATCTTTATACGATTACCTCAAGTCCAACACCTTAGACGTCAAGGCTCTGCTCAAACTGGCCTACTCGTCAATATCAGGCCTCTGTCACCTGCACACTGAGATATATGGCACACAGGGCAAACCGGCCATCGCACACAGAGACCTGAAGAGTAAAAACatcttggtaaaaaaaaatggattctGTTGTATAGCAGACCTTGGACTAGCGGTCAAGTTTAAcag TGACACCAATGAGGTGGATATCCCTCCTAATCTACGAGTTGGTACGAAGCGATACATGCCGCCTGAAGTGTTGGAAGAAACCCTGAACAGGACTTACTTCCAGTCTTTTATAATGGCTGATATGTATAGTTTTGGCCTCATCGTTTGGGAGATGGCGCGACGTTGCATCTCTGGAG GCATTGTGGAGGAGTATCAGCTGCCCTATCATGACCTTGTGCCCACTGATCCGTCCTATGAGGACATGATAGAAGTTGTCTGCATTAAGAAACAAAGACCTTCATTTGCTAACCGCTGGACAAGTGATGAG TGTCTAAGGCAGATGGGAAAACTGATGTCCGAGTGCTGGGCTCACAACCCGGCCCCTCGCCTCACGGCCCTGAGGGTGAAGAAGACCCTAGCAAAGATGTTAGAGACCCAAGACATCAAACTGTGA